The following are from one region of the Segatella oris genome:
- a CDS encoding SusC/RagA family TonB-linked outer membrane protein yields the protein MKARLITLFMMVALQSLCIHVMGQNELLWTSGSVVDKQNEPLPGVTVNIKGGSQGVITDVDGKYRIKVPNRKAVLVFSFIGFQTQEVSINGRSTVDVILQETITQLNDVVIVGYGQQKKESVVAALSTISATGLKQTPASNLGVALAGRLPGLTVLQRSGVPGGENLDFYIRGRSTINGQQPLTIVDGVERSFTALDPHEVETITVLKDASATAVYGVRGANGVIIVTTRRGKIEKPMIDVTVEQAWQQATRLPEMTSAYDYARLTNQVDLQNGRQPTYSDYALERYRLGDNHTFFPVRNYIKEFMKEFSPMQRVNVNVSGGTERMRYFATVGYLYQEGIFKTEKYKEYDYDPESKANRVNFRSNFDVSLHKNLKMFLNISGYMQKKNDPVIVPNNASYLNDVQGYSVMLSNLLSTPNNSHNDLTPDGEVMTSYQRANVPYGMLNRTGFRNTQTNQVSATLGVEQKLDFITKGLSAKVVASYDAYSSNQQVRQRTYQSYQVTGDPMNPESATYEPTGSSINSTLSDAQYQSFSNLFDIDASLNYNRTFGKHDITGLILFNRYQRVINIQLPYNYIGLVGRATYGYAHKYLAEVNFGYNGSEQFAPGHKMGFFPSFSIGWVLTEEPFMDKVKDYLSYMKIRASYGQVGNDNMNGTRFAFLTLWSGSYESQIGNKNLEWEKANKYNIGIETRLFKDFGLDVDLFYERRNNILIPATGLIPTGVFGTGGVGASGIIPKINAGVIDNKGMEITASFQKNLNKDFRVDCRANAAFNRNKIIYMSEVLLPEDYACRLRRTGYRLGEPFGYEVAGYFNTEQEILDWYDQTALGPKPKLGDLKYKDKNGDGIVNDKDMVPIGYPEIPEWTFGAGLNIQYKNLDFSMMWQGSANRSYYMTGQNITETYNFNNWHKEAWSQERYDAGERITYPRLDPGSSINHLPSSFWYVNGNYIRLKNMEVGYTLPKKWSNSIRASSIRFYINGLNLLTFDRYPVKYQDPEQSSELLYPVFKTYNVGLNISF from the coding sequence ATGAAAGCAAGACTAATCACACTATTTATGATGGTCGCATTACAATCTTTGTGTATTCACGTAATGGGACAAAATGAATTGTTATGGACTTCGGGTTCTGTTGTTGATAAGCAAAATGAGCCCTTGCCCGGAGTGACAGTTAATATTAAAGGCGGCAGTCAGGGAGTTATAACTGATGTGGATGGGAAGTATCGAATTAAGGTTCCCAATAGGAAGGCTGTCCTTGTATTCTCTTTTATTGGTTTCCAAACACAGGAAGTCAGTATTAACGGCCGATCAACAGTTGATGTGATACTACAGGAAACTATTACCCAATTAAATGATGTTGTAATTGTGGGCTATGGACAACAAAAAAAGGAAAGTGTTGTAGCAGCTCTGTCTACAATTTCTGCTACGGGACTGAAACAAACTCCGGCTTCAAACCTTGGAGTGGCTTTAGCAGGCCGATTGCCCGGTCTAACAGTATTACAACGTTCGGGTGTTCCCGGTGGAGAAAACTTAGACTTTTATATTCGCGGACGTAGCACAATTAATGGACAACAACCACTTACAATTGTTGATGGCGTAGAGCGTAGTTTTACTGCGCTTGATCCACATGAAGTAGAAACCATAACGGTTTTGAAAGATGCCTCTGCAACAGCTGTGTATGGGGTACGAGGTGCAAATGGTGTTATTATTGTAACAACACGACGAGGTAAAATTGAAAAACCGATGATTGACGTGACGGTAGAGCAGGCATGGCAGCAAGCAACGCGTCTACCAGAGATGACCTCTGCCTACGATTATGCCAGATTAACTAATCAGGTGGATCTACAGAATGGCAGACAACCGACTTATAGTGACTACGCTTTGGAACGTTATCGGTTAGGGGATAATCATACATTCTTTCCTGTGAGAAATTATATAAAAGAATTTATGAAAGAATTTTCCCCTATGCAGCGAGTAAATGTAAATGTCAGCGGTGGAACAGAGAGAATGCGCTATTTTGCAACTGTTGGTTATCTTTATCAAGAAGGTATATTTAAGACGGAAAAATACAAAGAGTACGACTACGATCCGGAATCAAAGGCAAATCGTGTCAATTTTAGATCTAATTTTGATGTGAGTTTACATAAGAACTTGAAAATGTTCCTTAATATCAGTGGTTATATGCAGAAAAAGAATGACCCTGTCATTGTTCCAAATAATGCAAGCTATCTGAATGATGTCCAAGGTTATTCCGTTATGTTAAGTAATTTGCTGTCTACTCCGAATAATTCACATAACGATCTCACTCCCGATGGAGAAGTTATGACAAGTTATCAGAGAGCGAATGTTCCTTATGGAATGTTGAACAGAACTGGATTTAGGAATACTCAGACCAATCAAGTTTCGGCAACACTGGGTGTAGAGCAAAAGTTAGACTTTATTACTAAAGGATTGTCTGCAAAAGTTGTAGCTTCTTATGATGCCTATTCCAGCAATCAACAAGTACGGCAAAGAACTTATCAATCATATCAGGTAACAGGTGATCCGATGAATCCGGAAAGTGCAACCTATGAGCCGACAGGTTCTTCAATAAACAGTACTTTGTCAGATGCGCAATATCAAAGTTTTAGCAATCTGTTCGATATAGATGCTTCCTTGAACTATAACCGCACTTTTGGTAAACACGATATTACCGGACTTATTTTGTTCAATAGATATCAGCGTGTTATCAATATTCAGCTACCTTATAATTATATTGGATTAGTGGGGAGAGCCACCTATGGCTATGCCCATAAGTATTTGGCAGAAGTAAATTTTGGATATAATGGTTCAGAACAGTTCGCTCCCGGTCATAAGATGGGCTTCTTTCCTTCTTTTTCTATAGGTTGGGTCTTAACGGAGGAGCCTTTTATGGATAAGGTGAAAGACTATTTATCTTATATGAAGATACGTGCATCGTATGGACAAGTTGGAAATGACAACATGAATGGTACGCGTTTCGCTTTCTTGACTTTGTGGAGCGGTAGTTATGAATCGCAAATTGGTAATAAAAATTTGGAATGGGAGAAGGCCAATAAGTATAATATTGGTATAGAAACCCGCTTGTTTAAGGATTTTGGATTAGATGTTGATTTATTTTATGAAAGAAGAAACAACATTCTTATCCCTGCGACAGGTCTTATTCCAACAGGCGTCTTTGGTACAGGTGGTGTAGGTGCATCAGGAATTATTCCTAAGATCAATGCAGGAGTTATAGACAATAAGGGAATGGAAATTACAGCGAGTTTCCAAAAGAATCTCAATAAAGATTTTCGTGTAGACTGTAGGGCAAATGCAGCTTTTAACCGAAATAAAATTATTTATATGAGCGAAGTCTTGCTTCCTGAAGATTATGCTTGCAGGTTACGGCGTACGGGTTATCGTTTAGGTGAACCGTTTGGTTATGAAGTAGCAGGATATTTTAATACAGAGCAGGAAATCCTTGATTGGTATGACCAAACAGCATTAGGACCTAAACCTAAATTAGGCGATTTGAAATATAAAGATAAAAATGGAGATGGTATCGTAAACGATAAAGATATGGTACCTATAGGTTATCCAGAGATTCCTGAATGGACTTTTGGTGCAGGGCTAAATATCCAATATAAGAATTTGGACTTTAGTATGATGTGGCAAGGTTCTGCTAATAGAAGTTATTATATGACAGGTCAGAATATAACCGAAACCTATAACTTCAATAATTGGCATAAAGAGGCTTGGAGTCAGGAACGTTATGATGCAGGAGAAAGAATAACTTATCCCCGATTAGATCCGGGTAGTTCTATCAACCATCTCCCCTCAAGCTTTTGGTATGTCAATGGAAATTATATTCGTCTAAAAAACATGGAAGTTGGCTATACGCTTCCTAAGAAGTGGTCAAATAGTATTCGTGCTTCTTCTATACGCTTTTATATCAATGGACTAAATCTGCTGACTTTTGATCGATACCCCGTAAAGTATCAAGACCCTGAGCAAAGCAGCGAACTACTTTATCCGGTTTTCAAAACCTATAATGTAGGATTAAACATATCTTTTTAA
- a CDS encoding hybrid sensor histidine kinase/response regulator transcription factor translates to MKIHYQTIIFVVSFVLWSCTTQENHSNDRSTGYEPSISQDISFLDINGFAEDSLGYMWIATLGGLDRYNGYDFLHFSHQASDSTSLLNDFVFSLLIDSSHNLWIGTSSGLNRYNYEKQCFENFSGKYTVPIYSMFEAPDGKIWLATSSGAGYINKEKHHIVFPNRIENVNLLWKDKSQRLWMGLNEERGMAVRKTDREWKYFTLPRSRKVTCIYVDPQDKWWLGTDHGIVIFNPVTQTFEASVIPHSENEQLDKMQITFIKEIEPLKLLIGTTTDGFFYYDILSHTLQHNSPLRFNPQLSPQLHTCFNDRQGNVWIGSYDKGFVVSKKNGSNFNTNQVLSNYFKGMFVTRILEDRDKNLWIATRYKGLYLYNSQEGIKREIQIPEKGFLEDIYIDSRKRIWIAFEHKLLRGNITQAGMVQIDRLFNIENVRVVKEDRLGNIWIGSWNGLYKLTNDNIGSKAPQKIYTANNPDINVLHNGDILFSAFGKGIFRIKAKTTTAIPVQFPKRFNQIANNCVTIFEDMQHRIWLGTYGNGALCNKGKSFIPFSVSTGLPNNNTLCIKEDRNGNIWLSTSHGISMISFINRQPKIKNYFKTDGTLGDQYHEKAGCKGYDGKIFFAGNHGITFFNPEDIKPNTDAPAINIEDLKIFNKSARPGQKDSPLQKDILFTKQVTLNHRQTTISIDYAGIDFLSPEKLTYKYKLEGFEKQWNNVGTFRRAAYSNLPAGKYTFYVSAINGDGIESVHSASLEIIVKPAPWFTWQAWLVYILGSIGLGIFMMRFFIKLRLNKQLAEIEHNEREREREMAQMKMTFFTNISHELRTPLTLISAPLEKILSTQSDARSIHLLNTISRNTKRLWQLANQIMDFSKVENGTLRLHVQHTEIIAQLRTIFEGFIYVAERKGIEISFRPHATEMWIWADQDKIEKILYNLLSNAIKHTPHGESICLSTQIIDAEQVATAYTLPDKNSLQSYLEISVTDHGESIPENKMKSLFVRYQQIETSSGYKPDYSGNGIGLHYTKALVEAHRGYIKASIMPEGGMCFSFALSVDDIYADKEKQETSEALFVTSPLREAVTEKPQNATPKPHTYTLLIAEDNIELLDFIADLLSQEYSVIKAPDGKKAWEAVKRHTPDLVLTDVIMPGMSGYELCTAIKDNIDYCQIPVVMLTAKIVTADRIEGLDHGADAYICKPFDANELQLIIKNLLKHKDRLRRYFSTPGMQEQTPSDQPFLSADYIFLNKLNTLLESELSNPNLDIDDIATRLGYSRSVFYRRIKALTNIAPNDFLRTYRLKRAAEMLTSSSASLSEVSDRTGFSSYSYFSKVFKKQFGLSPKDYRAKDLNIEH, encoded by the coding sequence ATGAAAATACATTATCAAACAATTATATTTGTTGTTTCGTTTGTTTTATGGTCATGTACCACACAAGAGAATCATTCGAACGATAGGTCGACCGGCTATGAGCCAAGTATTTCACAGGATATATCTTTTCTTGATATCAATGGGTTTGCAGAAGATTCTTTAGGATACATGTGGATTGCTACATTAGGAGGATTAGACCGATATAACGGGTATGATTTTCTGCATTTTTCACATCAAGCCTCAGACAGCACTTCACTATTAAATGATTTTGTATTCTCCCTATTAATTGACTCTTCACACAATCTTTGGATAGGAACTTCTTCCGGACTCAACAGATACAACTATGAAAAGCAATGTTTTGAAAACTTCTCCGGCAAATACACAGTCCCCATTTATTCCATGTTCGAAGCTCCGGACGGTAAGATATGGCTTGCAACATCTTCCGGTGCAGGATATATAAACAAAGAGAAACATCATATTGTTTTTCCTAATAGAATAGAAAACGTAAATCTGCTTTGGAAAGATAAGTCCCAACGCCTTTGGATGGGATTGAACGAAGAAAGAGGAATGGCTGTCAGAAAAACCGATCGGGAATGGAAGTATTTCACTTTACCGAGAAGTAGAAAGGTTACATGTATTTACGTTGACCCACAGGACAAGTGGTGGCTTGGAACAGATCATGGTATCGTTATTTTTAATCCTGTTACTCAAACTTTTGAAGCATCGGTTATCCCACATTCCGAAAATGAGCAATTAGATAAAATGCAGATTACATTTATAAAAGAAATAGAACCTTTAAAACTTTTAATTGGAACAACCACAGACGGTTTTTTCTATTATGACATCCTATCTCATACTTTACAACACAATTCCCCTTTGCGCTTCAACCCGCAGCTTTCGCCCCAATTGCATACATGTTTTAACGACAGACAGGGGAATGTATGGATTGGTTCTTACGATAAGGGGTTTGTTGTAAGCAAAAAGAATGGAAGTAACTTCAATACGAATCAAGTGCTTAGTAATTACTTCAAAGGAATGTTCGTTACTCGTATCCTTGAAGACCGGGATAAAAATTTATGGATCGCAACTCGATACAAAGGCCTATATCTGTATAACTCACAAGAAGGTATCAAAAGAGAGATCCAAATACCGGAAAAGGGATTTCTTGAGGATATTTATATTGACTCCCGAAAAAGGATATGGATAGCCTTTGAGCACAAACTATTACGGGGAAACATTACTCAAGCCGGAATGGTCCAAATCGACAGACTATTCAATATCGAGAATGTAAGGGTTGTAAAAGAAGACAGGCTGGGGAACATCTGGATTGGCTCGTGGAACGGTCTGTACAAACTGACAAATGACAATATCGGTTCGAAAGCTCCTCAAAAAATATACACCGCAAACAATCCCGACATCAATGTACTGCATAACGGAGACATTCTTTTTTCGGCTTTCGGAAAAGGTATTTTCCGAATAAAAGCAAAGACCACTACAGCCATCCCCGTACAATTTCCAAAACGATTTAATCAGATAGCCAATAACTGCGTGACCATTTTTGAAGACATGCAGCATAGGATATGGCTCGGAACATACGGGAACGGTGCACTCTGCAATAAAGGGAAGTCTTTTATTCCTTTCTCTGTTTCGACAGGACTGCCCAACAATAATACCCTGTGCATTAAGGAAGACCGCAACGGAAACATATGGCTGAGCACCTCACACGGAATATCCATGATATCATTCATTAACCGTCAACCAAAAATTAAAAACTATTTCAAAACCGATGGAACTTTGGGAGATCAATATCATGAGAAAGCCGGATGTAAAGGATATGACGGAAAAATATTCTTTGCAGGCAACCATGGCATCACATTCTTCAATCCTGAAGACATCAAACCTAATACAGACGCTCCTGCCATCAATATTGAAGATTTGAAGATATTCAATAAGAGTGCTCGACCCGGTCAAAAGGACTCCCCGTTGCAAAAGGATATTCTATTTACCAAACAAGTTACACTTAATCACCGGCAAACCACGATATCCATCGACTATGCAGGTATTGATTTTCTCTCGCCCGAAAAGCTCACCTACAAATACAAGTTAGAGGGATTTGAAAAGCAATGGAACAATGTCGGAACTTTCCGCCGGGCAGCCTACTCCAACCTCCCTGCAGGTAAATACACCTTCTATGTCAGTGCCATCAATGGCGACGGAATTGAGAGCGTTCACTCGGCAAGCCTTGAAATCATCGTTAAGCCGGCACCTTGGTTTACATGGCAGGCTTGGCTGGTATACATCCTTGGCAGTATCGGACTCGGTATCTTCATGATGCGATTTTTCATTAAGCTGAGACTTAATAAACAGCTTGCAGAGATAGAACACAATGAAAGAGAAAGGGAGCGAGAGATGGCACAAATGAAAATGACTTTCTTTACCAACATTTCCCACGAACTCCGCACACCGCTCACGCTTATTTCTGCACCTTTGGAGAAAATCCTATCGACCCAAAGTGACGCAAGGAGCATACACCTCCTCAACACCATATCAAGGAACACCAAACGGCTATGGCAGCTGGCCAATCAAATCATGGATTTCAGCAAAGTGGAGAATGGCACGCTACGCCTACACGTGCAGCATACAGAAATTATCGCACAACTACGGACTATTTTCGAAGGGTTTATCTACGTTGCAGAACGCAAAGGCATCGAAATCAGTTTCCGGCCTCATGCAACCGAAATGTGGATATGGGCCGACCAAGACAAGATAGAGAAGATTCTCTACAATCTGCTCTCAAATGCCATCAAGCACACGCCTCACGGAGAATCCATCTGCCTATCCACTCAGATCATCGATGCCGAACAGGTTGCAACGGCATACACGCTTCCCGATAAGAACAGCTTACAAAGCTATCTTGAAATCAGCGTGACCGACCACGGAGAAAGTATTCCCGAGAATAAAATGAAAAGCCTCTTCGTGCGCTATCAGCAAATAGAAACCTCGTCAGGATACAAGCCCGATTATAGCGGCAACGGCATCGGGCTACATTATACGAAAGCCTTGGTCGAGGCGCATAGAGGATACATCAAGGCCTCGATTATGCCCGAAGGCGGCATGTGCTTCTCTTTTGCGCTGTCTGTCGATGACATCTATGCCGACAAAGAAAAACAAGAAACAAGTGAAGCGCTCTTCGTCACATCGCCCCTACGAGAAGCCGTAACCGAAAAGCCGCAAAATGCGACACCCAAACCGCATACCTATACCCTTCTGATAGCCGAAGACAACATTGAACTGCTGGACTTCATCGCCGATCTCTTGTCGCAAGAATATTCGGTCATCAAAGCCCCGGACGGCAAAAAGGCATGGGAAGCCGTGAAAAGGCATACGCCCGACCTCGTGCTCACCGATGTCATTATGCCCGGTATGTCAGGGTACGAGCTCTGCACTGCCATCAAAGACAATATCGACTACTGTCAGATACCCGTCGTGATGCTTACGGCTAAAATCGTAACAGCCGACCGCATAGAAGGGCTCGACCACGGAGCCGATGCCTATATCTGCAAACCCTTCGATGCCAACGAGCTACAACTCATCATCAAAAACCTCTTGAAACATAAAGACCGTCTGCGCCGCTACTTCTCGACACCGGGAATGCAGGAACAGACTCCCTCCGACCAGCCTTTCCTGTCGGCCGACTATATCTTCTTGAACAAACTCAATACGCTCTTGGAAAGTGAACTAAGCAATCCCAATCTCGACATCGACGACATCGCTACCCGATTGGGCTATTCGCGGTCGGTGTTTTACCGCAGGATAAAGGCGCTCACCAACATTGCACCCAACGACTTCCTACGCACCTATCGCCTCAAGCGCGCGGCAGAAATGCTGACTTCTTCCTCGGCATCACTCAGTGAAGTGTCCGACCGCACCGGCTTTAGCTCCTATTCCTATTTTTCCAAGGTGTTCAAGAAACAATTCGGCCTATCTCCGAAAGATTATCGGGCCAAAGATTTAAATATTGAACATTGA
- the rhaD gene encoding rhamnulose-1-phosphate aldolase — translation MKSILDGRPLLKEEVDKIAEVAGYLWQKGWAERNGGNITVNITEFVDDAIRALPAISEVKEIGVTLPALKGQYFFCKGTNKRMRYLARWPMENGSVIRVLDDCSSYVIIADNPVLPTSELPSHLMVHAHQIENNTGYKATLHTHPIELVALSHNKKFLQKDVLTNLLWSMIPETKAFCPLGLGVVPYAIPGSKALAEGTLKELEDYDVVLWEKHGVFAKSTDIMDAFDQVDVLSKSAVIYLDCKSMGFEPDGMSNEQMKELSRVFHLPK, via the coding sequence ATGAAAAGTATTTTAGATGGCCGGCCCCTGCTGAAAGAAGAGGTTGACAAAATAGCAGAAGTAGCCGGATACCTTTGGCAGAAAGGCTGGGCAGAGCGTAACGGTGGGAACATAACCGTCAACATCACCGAGTTCGTGGACGATGCGATAAGGGCATTGCCTGCTATCAGCGAGGTAAAGGAGATTGGAGTGACGCTGCCAGCTTTGAAGGGGCAGTATTTCTTTTGCAAAGGAACAAACAAGCGAATGCGCTACCTTGCTCGTTGGCCGATGGAGAATGGAAGTGTCATTCGAGTGCTTGATGATTGCAGCAGTTATGTCATCATAGCCGACAATCCCGTGCTGCCAACTTCCGAGTTGCCAAGCCATTTGATGGTGCATGCCCACCAGATAGAGAACAATACGGGCTATAAGGCCACGCTGCATACACACCCGATAGAGCTTGTCGCCCTGAGCCACAACAAGAAATTCCTTCAGAAAGATGTTTTGACCAATCTATTGTGGAGTATGATTCCGGAAACAAAAGCCTTTTGCCCATTGGGATTAGGCGTCGTCCCCTACGCCATTCCGGGTTCCAAAGCTTTGGCGGAAGGGACGCTGAAAGAACTTGAAGATTATGATGTCGTGCTTTGGGAGAAGCATGGGGTCTTTGCCAAAAGCACGGACATTATGGACGCTTTCGACCAAGTGGATGTGCTGTCGAAGAGTGCCGTCATCTATTTGGACTGCAAATCCATGGGGTTTGAACCCGATGGGATGAGCAACGAACAAATGAAAGAACTCTCACGAGTGTTCCACTTGCCGAAGTAG
- a CDS encoding alpha-L-rhamnosidase, producing the protein MNLQKGIKFFFLLLVTSIAFSPMAGREKAAIFRVFDLRSEYQVNPIGIDVSPRLSWRVQSNHRGFSQEAYQVIVASSLNKLNVENADVWNSGRVVSSQSVGIAIYNKVMQSRQRYYWKVRVWKNSREVSDWSAPAYFEMGLLSSDDWKSGWIGYVPGMPGRVLYFKGTFTPRMAIKQARAYVSGLGFYELYINHKKVGDHVLDPAQSTYSKRVYYVTYDVSRYFNQTANSIVVPVAPGWLGTPRLRMQIEVTYQDNTTEILNSDRFRSVIGGPIISSTIFDGENYDARLDTDKLYAPGIPQGLMNEEWAWAHNTDDPTGKMVAQKIEPIRVVEEITPILKQEPRPGIYVFDAGRNLAGWVALKVNGQKGTKVSIRYAETLYKDGTVNQENLRNAKSTDTYILKGDGMERWEPAFTYHGFRYFQIEGLSDKPRTGDITVKVVRTDVAKTGTFECSNPLLNSIQKMVVNTEASNLHSVPTDCPQRDERMGWLNDLTVRIEQAIYNFNLSRFYPKFIDDIQDTQDEKGTITCVAPFRFGMRPADPVSASYLLLAQKCYEFYGDRRIISEHFDGMKAWVDYLYSRTKDGIVDYSYYGDWCPPREFLADPNGSGVSKDTPGRMISTGYLYLCSKLLSDMAKILNKQDIAVRYAHIADETAKAINHHYWNEEIGGYASNNQASNSFALYLGIVDTTRIPRVVNNLVNDVKKHDYHLTTGNLCTKYLLEMLTEHGHVDVAYKIAAQSTYPSWGFMLKNGATTLWERWEFLTGDAMNSHNHPMMGSIGSWFYKYLLGIVPESAHPGFEEFVIKPYIPRELTFAKGSLETVKGTIKVSWKKEENILTMDITIPENTKAKVYIPTKDKKTITEGNRNISLVKEITWLPKIGDDVVLLVPSGNYHFKCKQ; encoded by the coding sequence ATGAACTTACAAAAAGGAATAAAGTTCTTTTTTTTATTGCTGGTGACCAGCATTGCCTTTTCCCCTATGGCAGGGAGAGAAAAAGCGGCAATATTCCGTGTCTTTGATTTACGATCGGAATATCAAGTCAATCCTATTGGAATAGATGTGTCTCCACGATTGAGTTGGCGAGTGCAGTCTAATCATAGGGGATTTTCTCAAGAGGCTTATCAGGTAATTGTGGCTTCGTCATTAAACAAGCTGAATGTAGAGAACGCTGATGTTTGGAATAGCGGAAGAGTTGTTTCGTCACAATCTGTTGGCATAGCTATATATAATAAGGTGATGCAAAGCCGACAACGCTATTACTGGAAAGTTCGGGTATGGAAAAATTCTCGCGAGGTTTCAGATTGGTCTGCTCCGGCTTATTTTGAGATGGGATTATTGTCCTCAGATGATTGGAAATCAGGTTGGATAGGCTATGTTCCGGGAATGCCGGGTAGAGTTTTGTATTTTAAGGGGACGTTTACTCCGCGAATGGCTATCAAGCAAGCACGTGCTTATGTGTCAGGACTTGGTTTTTATGAACTTTACATCAATCATAAAAAGGTAGGAGATCATGTTTTAGACCCGGCTCAAAGCACATATAGTAAACGGGTTTATTATGTTACTTATGATGTGAGTCGCTATTTTAATCAAACTGCAAACAGCATAGTTGTCCCCGTTGCCCCGGGATGGTTGGGTACACCTCGACTACGAATGCAGATAGAAGTGACATATCAGGATAATACGACAGAGATTTTGAATTCCGATCGTTTCCGTTCCGTGATAGGTGGTCCAATAATCTCTTCTACTATTTTTGACGGAGAAAATTATGATGCTCGTTTGGATACGGATAAATTATATGCTCCGGGAATACCTCAAGGATTAATGAATGAAGAGTGGGCATGGGCTCATAACACTGATGATCCTACGGGGAAGATGGTTGCACAGAAAATAGAGCCTATTAGGGTAGTGGAAGAGATAACACCTATACTAAAGCAGGAACCACGTCCGGGTATATATGTATTTGATGCAGGGCGCAACCTTGCAGGTTGGGTTGCCTTGAAGGTTAATGGACAAAAGGGGACAAAGGTTTCAATCCGTTATGCTGAAACACTTTATAAGGATGGGACCGTAAATCAGGAAAATCTGAGAAATGCAAAATCTACAGATACTTATATATTAAAAGGTGACGGCATGGAGCGTTGGGAACCTGCTTTTACTTACCATGGCTTCAGGTATTTCCAAATAGAAGGATTATCCGATAAACCTCGAACAGGGGATATTACCGTGAAGGTTGTACGCACAGATGTTGCTAAAACAGGAACTTTCGAATGCAGTAATCCTTTATTGAACAGTATTCAGAAAATGGTAGTCAATACGGAAGCAAGTAACCTTCATAGTGTCCCGACCGATTGCCCGCAGCGTGACGAACGTATGGGCTGGTTAAATGATTTGACTGTAAGAATTGAGCAAGCCATCTATAATTTTAATTTATCCAGATTCTATCCTAAATTTATAGATGATATACAAGATACTCAAGACGAAAAGGGAACAATTACATGTGTGGCTCCATTCCGTTTTGGCATGCGTCCTGCCGATCCTGTTTCAGCCAGTTATTTGCTGTTAGCTCAAAAGTGTTATGAGTTTTATGGTGACAGACGAATCATTTCAGAGCATTTTGATGGAATGAAAGCGTGGGTGGATTATTTGTACTCGCGAACAAAGGACGGCATAGTGGATTATAGTTATTATGGAGACTGGTGTCCTCCACGTGAGTTCCTTGCCGACCCTAATGGCTCCGGCGTCTCAAAAGATACACCGGGCAGGATGATTTCAACCGGATATCTGTATCTATGTTCTAAGTTATTGTCAGACATGGCTAAAATCTTGAATAAGCAGGATATTGCAGTTCGGTATGCTCATATAGCTGATGAAACGGCAAAAGCTATCAATCATCACTATTGGAATGAAGAAATAGGTGGCTATGCTTCCAACAATCAGGCTTCTAATTCATTTGCTTTGTATTTGGGAATTGTAGACACAACTCGTATTCCACGGGTAGTAAACAATCTTGTAAACGATGTGAAAAAGCATGATTATCACCTAACAACTGGAAACCTTTGCACAAAATACTTATTGGAAATGCTGACAGAACATGGACACGTGGATGTGGCATATAAAATTGCAGCACAAAGTACCTATCCAAGCTGGGGATTTATGCTGAAAAATGGTGCTACTACCTTATGGGAGCGTTGGGAGTTTTTGACCGGTGATGCTATGAACTCACATAATCATCCGATGATGGGTTCCATAGGTTCTTGGTTTTATAAGTATTTGTTGGGTATTGTTCCTGAATCTGCGCATCCGGGATTCGAAGAATTTGTTATTAAACCTTATATTCCGCGGGAGTTAACTTTTGCCAAAGGAAGTTTGGAGACAGTAAAAGGAACGATCAAGGTTTCGTGGAAGAAAGAGGAGAATATATTAACAATGGATATAACAATTCCGGAAAACACGAAAGCCAAAGTATATATTCCTACTAAAGATAAAAAAACAATAACAGAAGGAAATCGGAATATCTCTCTCGTAAAAGAAATAACATGGCTGCCAAAAATAGGAGATGATGTCGTACTATTGGTACCATCTGGGAATTACCATTTTAAATGTAAACAATAA